GCGGCGGCCGTGCGCAGGCTCAGACCGAGCGCGACCCGCGCCGACTCGCTCGTCACCAGCGACCACCAGTCGCCCCAGTCGACACGCGTCGCCATCGCGACCAGCGGCAGCAGCACCAGCAGCCCGCCCAGCGCCGCCGGGACGTACGCCCAGCGGGGCAGACCCACCGCGACCTCGGACGACGCCCCGTGCGCGGCCGGCCGGGCGGACGTCATGACGACGGCGGCGCGAAGCCCACGCCCGCCAGCACCGCCCGGCCCTCGGGAGACAGGACCGCGTCGACGAACTCCGCCGCGAGGACCGGCTGCGCGGCGTCGGCCACCGCCGCGACCGGGTACGTGTTGACGGCGTTCGCTGCCTCCGGGAAGGCGACGCCCTCGACGGCGTCCCCGCCGCGCGCGACGTCCGTCACGTAGACCAGCCCCGCGTCGGCCTCGCCCGCCGCGACCTTGCCGAGCACGTCCGTGACGCTCTGCTCCTCGCTGTCCGGGGCGAGGTCGAGACCGGCGGCCTCGGCGACGCGCGCCGACGCGGCGCCGCACGGCACCTCCGGGGCGCAGAGCACCAGGGTCAGCGCCGGGTCGGCGAGGTCCGCCAGGCCCGTCACCCCCGCCGGGTTGCCCGCCGGGACGGCGATCGTCAGCGTGTTGGTCGCGAAGACCCGCGGGTCGTCGACGAGGTCGTCCGCGACGAGCCTGTCCATGGTCGCCGTGTCGGCCGAGGCGAGGACGTCGGCGGGCGCACCCTGCTGGACCTGCGCGACGAGGTCCGACGACCCCGCGAACGACAGCCGCACGTCCACCCCCGCGTGCGCGGCCTCGAAGTCCGCCGCGACCTGCTCGAACGCCTCCGTCAGCGACGCCGCCGCGAACACGGTCAGCGTCGTGGTGGCCGCGCCGTCGTCGCCCGCCGCGTCGCCCGACGAGCAGGCGGCCGTCGTGGCGGCCGCGCCGACCCCGAGCGCCACGGCGACGGCGACACGGCGCGGTGCACGGGTGCCGGACGTCGTCCGGGCCCGCCGGCCGGCGAGAGCGACGGTCACGCGGCGCCCCCCGGGGTCTCGACGACGACGTTCGTCGACTTGATGACGGCGACCGCGACGGAGCCGCGCTCCAGCCCGAGGTCGCGGACGGCCTCCGCGCTCATGAGCGACACCACGCGGAACGGGCCGCACTGGAGCTCGACCTGCGCCATCACCGTGTCGACGGTGAGGTCGGTGACGAGCCCGACGAACCGGTTGCGCGCCGAGCTCCGCATGCCCGGCGGCAGGCCGGGCGGCGTCGCGTGCTCGCGCGCCACCATCGCGACCTCGTACCCGTCCACGACCTTGCGGCCCGCGTCGTCGGTCGTCGCGGTCAGCAGCCCGCGGTCGATCCAGCGGCGGACCGTGTCGTCGCTGACGCCCAGGTAGACGGCAGCCTCGCTCACTCTCATCGTCGGCACGATCAGGACCCTAGTCCCTCGTCTGCGGTACGAACAGCCTGTCGAGCGCTCAGATGCGGTTTGCGTCCGAACAGCAGGGCCGTCCGATGAGGCCTGCAATGACTCGCGCGGAGGTGCGCTGACTCGCGGGGAGGTGCGCTGACTCGCGTCGGGTGTGGTGTGTACGGTCGTACGCATCATGGGTACGATCGTCCGCATGACGACGACCGACTACTTCGCCGGGGACCCCCGCACCAACCGGGAGCGCATGCTCGCGGGCGACCTCTACGTCGCCGACGACCCGGAGAGCCACCGGATCGCGCAGCACGCGTACACGCGCCTGGAGGACTACCGCCTCGCCACGGTCGCGGGCGACCCCGCCGCCGTGGAGATCCTCGCGGAGGTGCTCGGCACCCTGGGGGAGGGCGCGTTCGTCAAGCCGCCGCTCGCCGTCGACTACGGCGAGAACATCCACGTCGGGCCGGGCACGTTCGTCAACTACAACCTCGTCGCGCTCGACGTCGCGACCATCACCATCGGTGCCGACTGCCAGATCGGCCCCAACGTCCAGCTCCTCACGCCGACCCACCCGGTCGACCCGCAGCCGCGGCGCGACAAGCTCGAGGCGGCGCTGCCCATCACGCTCGGCGACAACGTGTGGCTCGGCGGCGGCGTCATCGTCTGCCCGGGCGTCACCATCGGCGACAACACCGTGGTCGGCGCGGGTGCCGTCGTCACGAAGGACCTCCCGGCGAACGTCGTCGCGGTCGGCAACCCGGCCCGCGTGATCCGCGAGCACATCGACCGGCCCGCCGCAGCCGGCGCCGGACCCGACGCCCCGCCGGACGCCGACGCGTGACGACGTCGCCGTCGCCGGGGCCCGCGGGGCCGGGCCGGGACCCCGCCACCGGCGGGCACCGGGCCCGCCGCCACGACCCCCACCGCCGCGACCGCATCGTCGACGCCTGCCTCGACGTCGTCGCCGAGCACGGCGTGGCCGGGACGTCGCACCGCCGGGTCGCGGCCGCCGCCGACGTGCCGCTCGGCTCGATGACGTACCACTTCGACGGGATGGACGACCTCCTGCGGGCGGCGTTCGGCCGGTTCGCGGAGCAGCAGGCCGCCGGGTTCGAGCGACGCCTGAGCGCCGCGGCCGACGTCGAGCAGGCCGCCGACGCCGTCGTCGCGCTCATCACCACCGACGTGTTCGCCACCCAGCGCGACCTCGTCCTGAGCCACGAGCTGTACACGCTCGCCGCCCGCGAACCCGCGTTCCGCACCCTGACGAACGCGTGGATGCACCGCAGCCGCGCCGCGCTCGCCCGGCACTTCGACCCCCTGACCTGCCGCCTGCTCGACGCGTTCGTCGAGGGCGTCACCATCCACCGTGCGCTCGACACCGAGCGGCCCGACGACGCCGTCGTGCGGACCGGCGTCCGCCGGCTGCTCGCCCGCTGACCCCGGAGGACCCCCGCATGACCGTCAGCGACGCCCCGGCCCCGACCGGCCCCACCGCCGCGGACCGCCGCGCCCGCGCGGCCGTGTCCGCGCTGTTCCTCACCAACGGCGCGCTGTTCGCGAACCTCCTGCCGCGCTACCCCGAGATCAAGGCCGCCCTCGACCTGTCGAACACCGTGTACGGCCTCATGGTGGTCGCGTTCCCCGCGGGCGCGATGCTGTCCGGCCTGGCGGCGGCCGCGATCATCCGGCGGTTCGGGTCGGCGGCGGTCGCCGTCGGCGGCACCGTCCTCACGGCGCTGGCGATGGTCGGCGTCGGGTTCTCCCCGTCCCTCGCCCTGGTCGCGGTGGCGCTGTTCGCCGGCGGCGCCGCGGACGCCGTGACCGACGTCGGGCAGAACGCCCACGGCCTGCGCGTCCAGCGGCGCTACGGGCGGTCGATCTTCAACTCGTTCCACGCGCTGTGGTCCGCCGGGGCGGTGCTCGGCGGCGGCATGGCGGCCGCCGCCATCGCGCTCGACCTGCCGCTCGGCGTGCACCTGACGATCTCCGGGACGATCTTCTGCCTCGTCGCGCTCACCGCCTACCGCTTCCGCCTGCCGGGCCACGACGCCGACGTCCGTGCCGCCGACGACGCCGCGGCGACCGCCCGCACCGGCGACGCCGGGCACGACCCGGCGGGCGACCACGGGACCGCCGGACCCGCGCCCCGCGGGGCCCGGGTCGGGCTGCTCCTGGCGGCGTTCGTCGTCGTCGCGACCGCCGGCGCGATCATCGAGGACGGCGCGAACGCGTGGGCCACGCTCTACCTGTCCGGGTCGCTCGGCGCCGTGGGCGCCGTCGCCGCCACCGGGTTCGTCGCGTTCATGGCCATGGAGTTCCTCGGCCGCGCCACCGGCGACCGGTTCGTCGACCGGTTCGGGCAGGCGGCCGTCGCCCGCGCGGGCGGCCTGCTCGTCGCCGTCGCCATGGGACTCGCGCTCGCCCTCCCGTCCGTCCCGACGACGATCGCCGGGTTCGCGCTCGCCGGGTTCGGCGTCGCCACCGTCATCCCCGCCGCGATGCACGCCGCCGACGAGCTCCCCGGCCTGCGGGCCGGCACCGGCCTCGCCGTCGTGTCCTGGCTGCTGCGCCTCGGGTTCCTGCTCATGCCGCCCGTCATCGGGATCCTCGCCGACGCCACCTCCCTGCGCGCCGCGCTGCTCGTCGTCCCCGTGGCGGGACTCACGGTCGTCGTGGCCGGGGCGATGCTGCCCGGGCGTCGTCGGGCTGGCACCATCGACGCGTGACCACCGCGCCCCCCGCCGCCACCGGCCCCGCCGCCCGCCCCGGCGCGAGCACCCTGCCGTTCGCCGAGCTGCACCTGCACGTCGAGGGGACGCTGGAGCCCGAGCTCGTCGTGGCGCTCGCCGAGCGCAACGGGGTGACGCTCCCGTACCCGGACGTCGAGGCGCTGCGCCGCGCGTACGACTTCACGGACCTGCAGTCGTTCCTCGACCTCTACTACGCGAACATGGCGGTCCTGCGCACGGCGGAGGACTTCGCGGACATGACCCGTGCCTACCTGCGGCGCGCGGCCGTCGCGGGGGTGCGGCACGCGGAGATCATGTTCGACCCGCAGGCCCACCTGGTGCGCGGCGTCCCGCTGGAGGTCGTCGTCGACGGCATCGCGTCCGTCCTCGCCACCAGCGAGGAGGACCTCGGCGTCTCGACCCTGCTCCTCGCGGCGTTCCTGCGCGACCGGGACGAGGACGAGGCGCTCGACGTGCTCGACCGGCTGCTCGCCCTCGGCGCGCCGATCGTCGGCATCGGCCTCGACCCCGCGGAGGTCGGCAACCCGCCCGCGAAGTTCGTCCGGCTCTTCGCGCGGGCCCGGGAGGCCGGGCTGCGGCGCATCGCGCACGCGGGCGAGGAGGGTCCGGCCTCCTACGTCACCGACGCCCTCGACCTGCTCGGCGCCGAGCGCATCGACCACGGCATCCGCAGCCTCGACGACGACGTCCTCGTCGACCGGCTCGTCGCCGAGCAGGTGCCGCTGACCGTGTGCCCGCTGTCCAACGTGGCCCTGCGGGCCGTCGCCACGATCGACGAGCACCCGCTGCTCGACATGCTGGAGCGCGGGCTCAACGTGTCCGTCCACTCCGACGACCCCGCCTACTTCGGCGGCCACCTCGACGACAACCTCGCGGCCCTGTCCGCAGGTCTCGGGCTCACGGACGCGCAGCGGGCCACGCTCGCCGCGAACTCCGTGCGGTCGTCGTTCCTGCCCGCCGAGCGCCGCGACGCCCTGCTCGCGGAGATCGACGCGGCGTCGTGACTCCGCACGGATCGGCCGCTGATGCGTGAGAGGTCAGGACGTCGGTCCGGGTCGGTGTCGGGACTCCTCAGGACTCGGCCCGGCGACACCTGAGGAACTGCGTCGGCGCCATGGCCCTCCGCGGCCCGAGAGGGCACGATGGGAGAAGAGGGGACCGACCGCACCCGACCCAGGAGCAGCGATGACGTCGACCGGCAAGAACAAGAGCGGGTTCAGCAAGGCCGTGAAGGTGGTGTCGCTGGCGCTCGTCGCCGCGGCCGTCACCAAGGAGTTGCGCAAGGAGCCCGACGAGCGGACGTGGCACGGCACCGTCGCCGGGTTCGTGCCCTACGAGCTCCGGTTCCCGACGATCGAGCGGATCAAGGAGCGCTGGTGGGCCCCGGAGAACCCGCAGATCTTCGGCCCGCGGGTCTGGGGCGTCGGCTGGGCCGTGAACGTCGGCCGCGTGGTCGCGCTCGGCCAGCGGTGGATCGACGACCGGCAGGGCTCCGCGTCCGACTGACGCGGCGGCCCGGCGGTGCTGGGCCGGCGGTGCGGGGCCGGCGGCGGGCCCGGCTCAGCCGTCGCAGGTTGACCGGTCGACGCCGACGCCCTCGTCGACGGAGACCCGCTCGACCGCGCCGGGCGCGGCGTCCAGCGTGCGCTCGACGCGGTCCGCGACCGCGCAGGCGTCCGCGCCGCGCGCCACGGTGAGCCGCGTCTGATCGAACCGCCGGTCGTGGTACACGTCCAGGACCTCCGGCATCGCGCGCAGCGCGAGGAGCCGGTCGGCCGCCGTCGTCGCCGGGGTGCCCCACTCGACATCGAACGACACGGAGGCGGGCAGGTCGAAGGCAGCGCCGGAGGGATCCCCCGCGGCGAGGTCCGGGTCCGAGACGATGCGGAGGGCGGAGATGTCGACGCCGCGAGCCGGCTCGAAGGACAGTGCCCGCTCCACGGCCGACCGCAGCGTCTCCTCGGACGCATCCGTGCTCAGCCGGACCTCGACCAGGCCACTGCCCAGGAAGGGCAGGTCGTTGCTCATGAAACCGTCCGCCGACAGGACCCCGTCGGTGCCCTCCATGTGGTCCACGAAGGCGTTCCTCGCGGCGGTGCCCGCGTCCACGGCGCAGCCGGTCAGCAGGAGCGACACCGCCACGGCGGCGAGGCCGAGGCGTCGCGCGGCGGAGCGTCGGCGGGGCGGGGGCGTGGCGGCGAGGCCGGTCCGGGGAGGCACCGGGCCATCGTCCCGGTCGGCCGCCGTCCGGACAAGCGCCGACGCCGGAGCCCGGCACGTCTGGTCAGGGGTGCCGGGCTCCGGGTGTCTCAGCGGCCGCCGAACAGGCGCGACAGGAACCCGCCGCCGCCGGCGCGCGGCTCGTCGTGACCGCCGCACCACTGCGCGGCGGGGACCGAGCGGCGCACGTCGTCGACGTGCATGCCGCAACCGGCCCAGGTGGTCTTGCCGCAGGTCCGGCAGAGGGTGGGCTGACACATGGGGCTACTTCTCCTTCAGGGGGGTCGGGTTGCTCAGGCGAGGCTGAGGAAGAGCTTCTCGAGCTCGGCGGTGGTCAGGCCGTCCTGCTCGGCGGCGGCCTGCTCGGGGTCGGTGACGCAGTCCTTCATCGCGGTCGCGATGATGGCGAAGCCCGCCCGGTCCAGCGCGCTGGACACGGCGGAGAGCTGCGTGACGACGTCGCGGCAGCTCCCGCCGGACTCGACGGACGCGATGACGGCGTCGAGCTGCCCGCGGGCACGCTTGAGACGGTTGAGCACGCGCCGCTGCGCGTCGGGGTCGTTGACGACCACGGTGGTCTCCTCTCGGACGGGTGTCAGCCGGCGGTCGCCGGCTCGGGGGTGACGATCAGGTCCGCTCCGCGGGCGTCGAGCGCCGCGCGCAGCGTGAGCATGCCGCCCGACAGGGAGGCGGAGTCGAGGCCGGCCTGCTCCAGGACGCGGTGCGCGATGTGGGAGCGCACCCCGGACCCGCACAGGACCCGCACCGGCCGGCCGGCCGCCGCGGTCACGACCTCGTCGAGGCGCTCGCGCAGCTCGGTGTGGGGCACGAGCAGCGACCCGGGCAGGTGCCCGGCGTCGAACTCGCCCTGGCTGCGGACGTCCAGCACGAGCGCGGTCTCCAGGGCGTCGTCGACGTCCTCCGGGTACCAGAGCCGCAGGGTGCCGTCGAGCACGTTGGAGGCGACCATCCCGGCGAGGTTCACCGGGTCCTTCGGGGCGCCGAACGGCGGGGCGTAGGCGAGGTCGAGATCGACGAGGTCGTCGGCGGTGAAGCCGGCGCGGATCGCGGTGGCGAGCACGTCGATGCGCTTGTCGACGCCGGCGCGGCCGACGGCCTGCGCACCGAGCACGCGCCCGTCCTGCGCCGCGACGTGCACGACGAGGTGGATCTGCTCCGCGCCCGGGAACCAGCCGACGTGGTGCGCCGGGTGCAGGTGCACGGTGCGGTGGTCGACGCCGGCGCGGGTCAGCGCGTCCCGGTTGGCACCCGTGGTGGCGGCGGTGAGCCCACCGACCCGGACGACCGCGGTCGCGAGGGCCGTCGGCAGGGGGCGCGCCGTCCCGGGGCGCAGGATCTGGTCCGCGACGAGACGGCCGGCGCGCGACGCCGGGCCGGCGAGCGCGACGGGACGACGGTCGCCGGTGACGGCGTCGGTCGCGACGGTGGCGTCACCGATCGCCCAGACGCCGTCGGCGCTGGTGCGGCCGCGCTCGTCGACGACGATGGCGCCGCGCTCGACGAGGATGCCGGCCTCGGCGAACACGTCCGTGTCGGGACGGACCCCGACGGCGAGGACGACGACGTCGGCCTCGACCCGGCCGCCGTCGCCGAGGGCGACGACGTCGTGGTCCGCGCCGTGCGTGACGGCGGTCGCGGCGACGCCGGTGCGCACGGTGACGCCGAGGCGGCGGAGCTCGTCGGCCACCAGGGCGCCGAGCTCGGGCTCCAGGGGGGGCAGGGGGTGGGGGGCGAGCTCGACGAGCGTGACGTCGAGGCCCTGCGAGGCGAGCGCCTCGGCGGCCTCCAGGCCGATGAACCCGGCGCCGAGCACCACGGCGCGGCGGGCGCCGGCGTCGACGGCGGACCGCAGGGCGGTGGCGTCGGCGATGGTGCGCAGGGTGCGCACGCGCGGCGAGTCGAGGCCCGGGACGGGCGGGCGGACGGCCCGCGCGCCGGGGGAGAGCAGCAGGGCGTCGTAGTCGACCTGCTCCTCGCCGGCGGGGGTGCGGACGGTGAGGGTGCGGGCGTCGGTGTCGAGGCCGACGACGTCGTGCCGGGGCCGGACGTCGAGGGCGAGCGACGCCTGGAGCGACGCGGGGGTCTGGACGAGCAGACCGTCCTCGGGCACCTCCCCGCCGACGTGGTAGGGCAGGCCGCAGCCCGCGAACGAGACGTGCTCGCCGCGGTCGAGGACCACGATCTCGGCGTCCTCCGACAGGCGGCGGGCGCGCGCGGCGGCGCTCATGCCGCCGCCGACCCCACCGATGATCACGATCTTCATGCCTCGAACTGTATACCCCTAGGGGTATATCTGGAAACGTGTCGTCGCTCACCGCGTCCCCCGCGGCGGACGCACCCGGAGGAATCAGGACACCTCGGGCGGCATCTCCCGACCCGGCACCAGCAGCTCGTCCACGTAGCACCAGCCCCAGTGCTCGCCCGGCTCCAGCGACCGCACCAGCGCGTGCCCCGACGTCCGGAAGTGGCGCGTCGCGTGCGTGTTCGGCGACGAGTCGCAGCAGCCGACGTGCCCGCACTCCAGGCAGGCCCGCAGGTGCACCCAGGAGTCCCCCGCCGCCACGCACTGCGGGCAGACGTCGCGCGCCTCCGGCGCGACCGGGACCACCTCGGTCAGGTGGGGACAGTCGACGGTCATGGGCTCCGCCCTCCGCTCGGCAACGGCTCCGAGCAGTCTAGGCACGCAACCCCGGCCCACCACCGGGACGCACGGGACGACGGACGCCGCCGGCCCCCCCCGCGGGGGACCGACGGCGTCCGACGACCGGCACCGGTCAGGAAGCCGCGGTCACCTCCGCGGGGAGCCGCAGCACGGCCACGCCCGACGACTGCA
This Isoptericola jiangsuensis DNA region includes the following protein-coding sequences:
- the modA gene encoding molybdate ABC transporter substrate-binding protein, producing MTVALAGRRARTTSGTRAPRRVAVAVALGVGAAATTAACSSGDAAGDDGAATTTLTVFAAASLTEAFEQVAADFEAAHAGVDVRLSFAGSSDLVAQVQQGAPADVLASADTATMDRLVADDLVDDPRVFATNTLTIAVPAGNPAGVTGLADLADPALTLVLCAPEVPCGAASARVAEAAGLDLAPDSEEQSVTDVLGKVAAGEADAGLVYVTDVARGGDAVEGVAFPEAANAVNTYPVAAVADAAQPVLAAEFVDAVLSPEGRAVLAGVGFAPPSS
- a CDS encoding TOBE domain-containing protein, producing MPTMRVSEAAVYLGVSDDTVRRWIDRGLLTATTDDAGRKVVDGYEVAMVAREHATPPGLPPGMRSSARNRFVGLVTDLTVDTVMAQVELQCGPFRVVSLMSAEAVRDLGLERGSVAVAVIKSTNVVVETPGGAA
- a CDS encoding sugar O-acetyltransferase is translated as MTTTDYFAGDPRTNRERMLAGDLYVADDPESHRIAQHAYTRLEDYRLATVAGDPAAVEILAEVLGTLGEGAFVKPPLAVDYGENIHVGPGTFVNYNLVALDVATITIGADCQIGPNVQLLTPTHPVDPQPRRDKLEAALPITLGDNVWLGGGVIVCPGVTIGDNTVVGAGAVVTKDLPANVVAVGNPARVIREHIDRPAAAGAGPDAPPDADA
- a CDS encoding TetR/AcrR family transcriptional regulator, which gives rise to MTTSPSPGPAGPGRDPATGGHRARRHDPHRRDRIVDACLDVVAEHGVAGTSHRRVAAAADVPLGSMTYHFDGMDDLLRAAFGRFAEQQAAGFERRLSAAADVEQAADAVVALITTDVFATQRDLVLSHELYTLAAREPAFRTLTNAWMHRSRAALARHFDPLTCRLLDAFVEGVTIHRALDTERPDDAVVRTGVRRLLAR
- a CDS encoding MFS transporter, with the translated sequence MTVSDAPAPTGPTAADRRARAAVSALFLTNGALFANLLPRYPEIKAALDLSNTVYGLMVVAFPAGAMLSGLAAAAIIRRFGSAAVAVGGTVLTALAMVGVGFSPSLALVAVALFAGGAADAVTDVGQNAHGLRVQRRYGRSIFNSFHALWSAGAVLGGGMAAAAIALDLPLGVHLTISGTIFCLVALTAYRFRLPGHDADVRAADDAAATARTGDAGHDPAGDHGTAGPAPRGARVGLLLAAFVVVATAGAIIEDGANAWATLYLSGSLGAVGAVAATGFVAFMAMEFLGRATGDRFVDRFGQAAVARAGGLLVAVAMGLALALPSVPTTIAGFALAGFGVATVIPAAMHAADELPGLRAGTGLAVVSWLLRLGFLLMPPVIGILADATSLRAALLVVPVAGLTVVVAGAMLPGRRRAGTIDA
- a CDS encoding adenosine deaminase, producing the protein MTTAPPAATGPAARPGASTLPFAELHLHVEGTLEPELVVALAERNGVTLPYPDVEALRRAYDFTDLQSFLDLYYANMAVLRTAEDFADMTRAYLRRAAVAGVRHAEIMFDPQAHLVRGVPLEVVVDGIASVLATSEEDLGVSTLLLAAFLRDRDEDEALDVLDRLLALGAPIVGIGLDPAEVGNPPAKFVRLFARAREAGLRRIAHAGEEGPASYVTDALDLLGAERIDHGIRSLDDDVLVDRLVAEQVPLTVCPLSNVALRAVATIDEHPLLDMLERGLNVSVHSDDPAYFGGHLDDNLAALSAGLGLTDAQRATLAANSVRSSFLPAERRDALLAEIDAAS
- a CDS encoding DUF5808 domain-containing protein, translating into MTSTGKNKSGFSKAVKVVSLALVAAAVTKELRKEPDERTWHGTVAGFVPYELRFPTIERIKERWWAPENPQIFGPRVWGVGWAVNVGRVVALGQRWIDDRQGSASD
- a CDS encoding metal-sensitive transcriptional regulator, whose translation is MVVNDPDAQRRVLNRLKRARGQLDAVIASVESGGSCRDVVTQLSAVSSALDRAGFAIIATAMKDCVTDPEQAAAEQDGLTTAELEKLFLSLA
- a CDS encoding FAD-dependent oxidoreductase translates to MKIVIIGGVGGGMSAAARARRLSEDAEIVVLDRGEHVSFAGCGLPYHVGGEVPEDGLLVQTPASLQASLALDVRPRHDVVGLDTDARTLTVRTPAGEEQVDYDALLLSPGARAVRPPVPGLDSPRVRTLRTIADATALRSAVDAGARRAVVLGAGFIGLEAAEALASQGLDVTLVELAPHPLPPLEPELGALVADELRRLGVTVRTGVAATAVTHGADHDVVALGDGGRVEADVVVLAVGVRPDTDVFAEAGILVERGAIVVDERGRTSADGVWAIGDATVATDAVTGDRRPVALAGPASRAGRLVADQILRPGTARPLPTALATAVVRVGGLTAATTGANRDALTRAGVDHRTVHLHPAHHVGWFPGAEQIHLVVHVAAQDGRVLGAQAVGRAGVDKRIDVLATAIRAGFTADDLVDLDLAYAPPFGAPKDPVNLAGMVASNVLDGTLRLWYPEDVDDALETALVLDVRSQGEFDAGHLPGSLLVPHTELRERLDEVVTAAAGRPVRVLCGSGVRSHIAHRVLEQAGLDSASLSGGMLTLRAALDARGADLIVTPEPATAG
- a CDS encoding UBP-type zinc finger domain-containing protein — encoded protein: MTVDCPHLTEVVPVAPEARDVCPQCVAAGDSWVHLRACLECGHVGCCDSSPNTHATRHFRTSGHALVRSLEPGEHWGWCYVDELLVPGREMPPEVS